Proteins found in one Triticum urartu cultivar G1812 chromosome 4, Tu2.1, whole genome shotgun sequence genomic segment:
- the LOC125550504 gene encoding type-5 thionin: MGGGQKGLESAIVCLLVLGLVLEQVQVEGVDCGANPFKVACFNSCLLGPSTVFQCADFCACRVPANLASARSSDEPNAIEYCSLGCRSSVCDNVINTADNTEEMKLYVKRCGDACDSFCKGDTLLASLDD, from the exons ATGGGAGGAGGCCAAAAGGGTCTGGAGAGTGCGATCGTGTGCCTACTCGTGCTGGGGCTGGTCCTGGAGCAGGTGCAAGTAGAGGGCGTGGATTGCGGCGCAAACCCCTTCAAAGTGGCCTGCTTCAATTCTTGCCTTCTCGGTCCTAGTACAGTGTTCCAGTGCGCAGACTTCTGTGCTTGTCGAGTCCCCGCTAACTTGGCCTCTGCACGCAGCTCCG ATGAACCAAACGCCATTGAGTATTGCAGCTTGGGATGTAGGTCTTCCGTGTGTGACAATGTGATCAACACAG CTGACAACACCGAAGAGATGAAACTCTATGTGAAACGCTGCGGGGATGCTTGTGACAGTTTCTGTAAGGGGGATACTCTCTTGGCATCCCTTGATGACTAA